DNA sequence from the Sphingomonas bisphenolicum genome:
CGGCCAGATTCATGCCGGGCTGTATGATGTCGCCGCCAAACGCTGGACCTGGCTGAAACCCACACCATGGGAGCAGACCGCCAGCCTTTTCACCCGCGACGGCAAGACGCTGATCTTCGGCACCAACGCCGATACCCGCAGCATGCTCTACGCCTATGATCTGGCGACCGGCGCGGAAACTGCGCTGCCGATCCCGCCGGGCGTCAATTATCCCGTCGGCCGCGAACCGCGATCGCCTGACGGCCGCACATTGATGGTCAATCATTCGGGCGCGGATTCGCCGGCCAACCTCTATCTCTACGATCTGGCGACCGGCGGGTCGCGGCCCGCGACCCAACTCGCCATCGCCAGCCTCCAGCCCGACGTGCTGCCCAAATCGACCGTCGTCACTTACAAGAGCTTCGACGGCACGCTGGTCAGCGCGATTGTCACCATGCCCGCCAATCTGAAGCGCGACGGCGGCAATCCCGCGATCGTACTGCCCCATGGCGGCCCCACCGGGCAGGCGCAGGATGGCTACAGCCGCTACGCCACCGCCTTCGCCAGCCGCGGCTATGTGGTGATCCAGCCCAATTTCCGCGGCTCGACCGGCTATGGCAAGGCGTTCCAGGACGGCAATTACAAGGATCTGGGCGGCGGCGACCTGAAAGACACGATCGCGGCCAAGGATTTCCTGGTGAAGACCGGCTATGTCGATGCCAAGCGCGTCGGCATCTTCGGCGGCAGCTATGGCGGCTTCATGACGCTGATGGCGATCGGCCGCGCGCCCGACGAATTCGCGGCTGCGGTGCAATGGTTCGGCATCATCAACTGGCGCACCATGTATCGCGACCAGGACGAAGAGTTGAAAGCCTATCAGCGCGGACTGCTCGGCACGCCGGAAAGCGACCCCAAAGTCTATGACGCGGCGTCGCCGCTCACCTATATCCGTGCCGCCAAAGCGCCGCTGCTGACGATCCAGGGCGAAAACGACATTCGCGTGCCGCGCGGGCAGGCGCAGGAAGTGCATGACATATTGAAGGCGAAGGGGAATGTGGTCGAAACCATCTTCTACCCCGCCGAGGGCCATGGTTTCCAGAAGCGCGAGAACCAGCTCGATTCGCTGACGCGGACGGTGGCGTGGTTCGACAGATATTTGAAGCCCGCTGCGGGGCAGTGACGGGGAGCGCCAAGGCAAAAGTGCCTGACTCTTGGTGGTGAACCTGCAGAGATATGGCCGATTTGGGTGGTCAGGCGCCCGTCAGGTTTTCGAAAAAATTCACCGATAGCAGACGTTATCCGCTTACACGGAAGGGATGCTGGGGATTGCGGCGAATGAAGTCCTCAACGTCGCGTAGTCGTTCTGGCATAGCCTCGATATCTCGCCATCGGGTATGATTGATGAAGCGAAATCCCGCGTTCCAGAGCGCTTGGACCTTGGCCCATTGCTCAACGTCCGATTTTCGAGGCACCTTAAATGCACGCCCCATCCAATGGAGGTTAGCCCTGCATTCCGGGCATATAGCGCTCGCTTCCTCAGTCAGCTTCCATGACTTCCGGCATTCGAAGCAAGCATGTGGCCAGAGGCATTCCGGGCCACGATGCCGAGGCGGCACATATGGCTCATGAACAACTCGGTTTCCCAACGCTCGCCGCAGTTCCATGCGTTCAGATTTAGACAGATCGGCCATTATCTGAATTTGAACTATG
Encoded proteins:
- a CDS encoding S9 family peptidase; this encodes MRRLLAATALPLLMALPAAHPAIAQIATPHRPVTDPASLQSPVNPKARAVPVADIGASRTLGSVAWSIDGKQIFVATNLTGRTNIWRTDTAGSWPVQLTQSDDAQTGLTASADGHYVYFQQDVGGNEYSDIYRVSVDGGAVENLTNTPDRRESGMLPGPVGGLVALSTKLKSQGQTNVAVMDATGAVRVLTQEADPQYGWTPIAWIDGGKALIANRDRIDSKVGEVWRIDVASGAATKLIAKADTVYDAADATADGKWIAVNTDVGTGQIHAGLYDVAAKRWTWLKPTPWEQTASLFTRDGKTLIFGTNADTRSMLYAYDLATGAETALPIPPGVNYPVGREPRSPDGRTLMVNHSGADSPANLYLYDLATGGSRPATQLAIASLQPDVLPKSTVVTYKSFDGTLVSAIVTMPANLKRDGGNPAIVLPHGGPTGQAQDGYSRYATAFASRGYVVIQPNFRGSTGYGKAFQDGNYKDLGGGDLKDTIAAKDFLVKTGYVDAKRVGIFGGSYGGFMTLMAIGRAPDEFAAAVQWFGIINWRTMYRDQDEELKAYQRGLLGTPESDPKVYDAASPLTYIRAAKAPLLTIQGENDIRVPRGQAQEVHDILKAKGNVVETIFYPAEGHGFQKRENQLDSLTRTVAWFDRYLKPAAGQ